One genomic window of Euleptes europaea isolate rEulEur1 chromosome 8, rEulEur1.hap1, whole genome shotgun sequence includes the following:
- the FBXO15 gene encoding F-box only protein 15 encodes MDYYFSSIVSKCSTVSAMQPSEIRTIHNKKKHWKPFIKSFSTTGIESLPSEVILKICSYLDAVTLLCVSCVNKRFYHLSNDNMIWLKIYSKSFLPKKNKWRTEAVQESAVSLQPSDLQYRESGYWKKEYIIKKVASGKAGIIHLLKSVNTYTGLPVETKNAIKRSGLRWMIILKEKCGNEHVIDQADISFNETSITVFWHGLNWPCLENLSCLRLYGVTPVILGEGKTYLKNGPWRRSLISEYQLANLTQNAEMIGCDAFVELYHVEQGVLLGLWNKNEIAFVMACLHYHQLIERSILGSAAAMYAVAPDKAILDDIDPEYGLHGYQLHIDMHSKGNTYMCGTFRSLFCRKEYIRSGYLRLTVISYKNNSQHVPLVGKVGLSWKTDVLEGVVQNCFIMDVTVLDESQKPFWCFSAPVNMVSSSKAPDLYKYFGPSYYLNHVDAIGKVHVEMVWMEETQEYYITNLVLYLSTQKVNSWFGRNY; translated from the exons atggattattatttttctagCATTGTGTCCAAATGCTCAACTGTTTCAGCCATGCAGCCCTCTGAAATCAGAACAATACACAATAAAAAGAAGCATTGGAAGCCCTTTATTAAATCGTTTTCTACGACAGGAATTGAGAG CTTACCCTCGGAGGTAATACTGAAGATATGCTCGTATCTGGATGCTGTGACTCTGTTATGTGTTAGCTGTGTGAACAAGCGTTTTTATCATCTGTCCAATGACAA tatGATCTGGTTAAAAATATACTCCAAGTCATTTCTCCCTAAAAAAAACAAATGGAGGACAGAAGCGGTACAAGAATCAGCTGTTTCTCTGCAACCTTCTGATTTGCAATATAGGGAATCAGGATACTGGAAGAAAGAGTACATCATAAAAAAAGTAGCTTCTGGCAAAGCTGGAATAATTCACCTTCTGAAGTCTGTAAATACTTATACTGGCCTTCCAGTTGAAACCAAAAATGCCATCAA AAGGTCTGGTTTGAGATGGATGATCATATTGAAGGAAAAATGTGGAAATGAACATGTAATTGATCAGGCAGACATTTCTTTTAATGAAACCTCTATTACTGTATTTTGGCATGGTTTGAATTGGCCTTGTTTAGAGAATTTGTCATGTCTGCGTTTATATGGAGTGACACCGGTGATTCTAGGTGAGGGTAAAACTTATCTCAAGAATGG GCCTTGGCGACGTTCCTTAATTTCTGAATACCAGCTGGCCAATCTGACTCAAAATGCTGAAATGATTGGGTGTGATGCATTTGTTGAACTCTACCATGTTGAACAAGGAGTCTTGCTGGGACTTTGGAAT AAAAATGAAATTGCTTTTGTTATGGCATGTCTTCATTACCATCAGCTTATTGAGCGAAGCATCCTTGGCTCTGCTGCAGC GATGTATGCTGTAGCCCCAGATAAGGCAATCTTAGACGATATTGACCCAGAATATGGCCTGCATGGCTATCAGCTGCACATTGATATGCACAGCAAAGGAAATACTTACATGTGTGGAACATTTCGCAGTTTGTTTTGTAGAAAAG AATACATTAGAAGTGGATACCTGAGGCTTACAGTGATAAGTTACAAAAATAATTCTCAACATGTGCCTCTTGTTGGAAAAGTTGGTCTCTCTTGGAAGACAGATGTACTTGAAGGTGTTGTTCAG AATTGCTTCATTATGGATGTGACTGTCCTGGATGAATCACAAAAGCCATTTTGGTGTTTTAGTGCCCCCGTCAACATGGTATCctcttccaaagcacctgatcTCTATAAATATTTTGGACCCAGCTATTACTTGAATCATGTGGATGCCATTGGAAAAGTACATGTGGAAATGGTTTGGATGGAAGAAACACAAGAATACTATATAACCAATCTGGTTCTTTATTTGAGCACCCAAAAAGTTAATAGCTGGTTTGGCCGAAATTACTGA